One part of the Hyphomicrobiales bacterium genome encodes these proteins:
- a CDS encoding HAD-IIB family hydrolase: protein MALNFLVFSDLDGTLLDHENYDWLPAKPALDRLAELGAGLVLASSKTTAEIRPLQTAIDAATGIGLWPAIVENGAGILLPQEEPGSATGSYQKLRGALATLEGTHPGFRGFGDMSVQEVAERTELDLGQAKLAKQRQFSEPGIWTGTPQELEAFQTALAEHGVRAQRGGRFLTLSFGRTKADAMASIIKTHRPQTTIALGDAPNDIEMIEAADWGVIVRNPHLNPLPPLRGEVTGRIIRTKGVGPSGWADATILLIARLKDR, encoded by the coding sequence ATCGCCCTGAACTTCCTCGTCTTCTCCGATCTTGATGGCACGCTGCTCGACCATGAAAACTATGATTGGTTGCCGGCCAAACCGGCGTTGGATCGGCTAGCTGAACTGGGCGCCGGCTTGGTGCTTGCCAGCAGCAAGACGACGGCCGAAATCCGTCCGCTCCAAACCGCCATCGATGCCGCCACCGGCATTGGCCTCTGGCCCGCCATTGTGGAGAACGGCGCTGGCATCCTCTTACCGCAAGAGGAACCGGGCAGCGCTACCGGTTCCTATCAAAAGCTACGCGGCGCCCTTGCCACCCTAGAAGGTACACACCCCGGCTTTCGCGGTTTTGGCGACATGAGCGTGCAAGAGGTTGCTGAACGCACCGAGCTCGATCTCGGACAGGCCAAGCTCGCCAAGCAACGCCAGTTCAGCGAACCCGGTATTTGGACGGGCACGCCGCAGGAGCTTGAGGCTTTCCAGACCGCTTTGGCCGAGCACGGCGTCCGGGCCCAGCGCGGCGGACGGTTCCTCACCCTTTCCTTCGGGCGCACCAAGGCCGATGCAATGGCATCGATCATCAAAACCCATCGCCCGCAAACCACGATTGCACTGGGCGATGCGCCCAACGACATCGAAATGATCGAGGCGGCGGATTGGGGCGTCATCGTGCGCAATCCACACCTGAACCCGCTCCCGCCCTTGCGCGGCGAGGTTACCGGGCGGATCATCCGCACCAAGGGCGTCGGCCCTTCCGGATGGGCGGACGCCACCATTTTGCTCATCGCCCGCCTGAAAGACCGCTAA
- a CDS encoding succinate dehydrogenase iron-sulfur subunit: MVQLTLPKNSQMGTGKTWPKPEGASNVREFRIYRWSPDDEDNPAIDTYYVDMDDCGPMVLDALIWIKNNVDPTLTFRRSCREGICGSCAMNIDGTNTLACTKGMDEVNGAVKIYPLPHMQVIKDLVPDLSNFYAQHASIEPWLQTATPQPQSEWKQSHEDRAKLDGLYECILCACCSTSCPSYWWNGDRYLGPAVLLQAYRWLIDSRDEETGKRLDNLEDPFRLYRCHTIMNCAQACPKGLNPALAIAEIKKMMVERRV, encoded by the coding sequence ATGGTTCAACTGACACTTCCGAAAAACTCGCAGATGGGCACGGGCAAAACCTGGCCGAAGCCTGAGGGCGCGAGCAATGTGCGCGAGTTCCGCATCTATCGCTGGAGCCCGGATGACGAGGACAACCCAGCCATCGACACCTATTATGTCGACATGGACGACTGCGGGCCGATGGTGCTCGACGCGCTCATCTGGATCAAAAACAATGTCGATCCGACGCTGACCTTCCGCCGCTCCTGCCGCGAGGGGATTTGCGGCTCCTGCGCGATGAACATTGACGGCACCAACACGCTCGCCTGCACCAAGGGCATGGACGAGGTGAATGGCGCGGTGAAGATTTATCCGCTGCCGCACATGCAGGTGATCAAGGATCTGGTGCCGGACCTGTCGAACTTTTACGCCCAGCACGCAAGCATCGAACCCTGGCTGCAGACGGCAACGCCTCAGCCGCAAAGTGAATGGAAGCAGAGCCATGAGGACCGCGCCAAGCTGGATGGGCTCTACGAGTGCATCCTCTGCGCCTGCTGCTCGACAAGTTGCCCCAGCTACTGGTGGAACGGCGACCGCTATCTTGGCCCGGCGGTTCTTCTCCAAGCCTATCGCTGGCTGATCGACTCGCGCGATGAAGAAACCGGCAAGCGGCTCGACAACCTGGAAGACCCGTTCCGGCTCTATCGCTGCCACACGATCATGAACTGCGCCCAGGCCTGCCCGAAGGGGCTGAACCCGGCGCTTGCGATCGCAGAAATCAAGAAGATGATGGTGGAGAGAAGGGTTTAA